The following proteins are encoded in a genomic region of Allorhizobium pseudoryzae:
- the traA gene encoding Ti-type conjugative transfer relaxase TraA: MAVPHFSVSVVARGSGRSAVLSAAYRHCAKMEFEREARTIDYTRKQGLLHEEFVIPADAPEWLRSMIADRSVSGASEAFWNKVEDFEKRSDAQLAKDVTIALPIELSAEQNIALVRDFIEQHVRSKGMVADWVYHDAPGNPHVHLMTTLRPLTEDGFGAKKVAVLGPDGNPIRNDAGRKVYELWAGSIDDFNAFRDGWFACQNGHLALAGLDIRVDGRSFERQGIDLEPTIHLGVGTRAIERKADRASKPLELERLELQDARRAENARRIDRNPKLVLDLITREKSVFDERDVAEILYRYIDDADLFQRLMVRIILHPDTFRLERERIEFATAVRLPAKYTTRDMIRLEAEMANRAIWLSQRSSHGVRDAALAATFKRHDRLSEEQRTAIEHVVGAERIAAVVGRAGAGKTTMMKAAREAWEAAGYRVVGGALAGKAAEGLEKEAGIVSRTLSSWELRWNQGRDQLDSKTVFVLDEAGMVSSRQMALFVEAVTKAGAKLVIIGDPEQLQPIEAGAAFRAIADRIGYAELETIYRQREQWMRDASLDLARGKVGKAVDAYRANGKVIGWDLKADAVDNLIAAWDRDYDPTKTSLILAHLRRDVHMLNQMARIKLIERGVLDKGTMFMTADGDRNFAVGDQIVFLKNEGSLGVKNGMLAKVVETGAGRITAQVGDGEHARQVLVEQRFYNTLDYGYATTIHKAQGATVDRVKVLASLSLDRHLTYVAMTRHREELAVYYGRGSFAKNGGLIQILSRRNAKESTLDYEKGVFYRQALRFAEARGLNIVSVTRTLLGDRLEWTVRQKAKLANLGARLAAIAGKLGLVRGASHSPTQNTTKEAKSMVSGVTTFTKSFEQAVEDKLAADPGLKKQWEEVSTRFYFVYAQPESAFKAINVEAMLKDETVATSTLATIGSNPEHFGGLKGKTGMFASRADKQEREKAEINALALARNLERYLRQRAEAERKCEVEERAVRLKVSIDIPALSVNAKQVFERVRDAIDRHDLPAGLEYALADKMVKVELEGFARAVAQRFGERTFLPLAAKDANGQTFSTVTAGMTAAQKAEVQSAWNAMRTVQQLAAHERTTEALKQAQTLRQTKSQGLSLK, translated from the coding sequence GTGGCCGTCCCTCATTTCTCCGTCAGCGTTGTCGCCCGCGGCTCTGGCCGCAGCGCCGTCCTGTCGGCGGCCTACCGGCATTGCGCGAAGATGGAGTTCGAGCGTGAGGCACGGACCATCGACTACACCCGCAAGCAGGGATTGCTCCATGAAGAGTTCGTCATCCCCGCCGATGCGCCGGAATGGCTGCGCTCGATGATCGCGGATCGGTCGGTCTCCGGCGCCTCCGAAGCCTTCTGGAACAAGGTCGAAGATTTCGAGAAGCGCTCCGATGCGCAACTTGCAAAAGACGTCACCATTGCATTGCCGATCGAGCTGAGCGCGGAGCAGAATATTGCGCTCGTCCGCGACTTCATCGAGCAGCACGTCAGGTCGAAGGGCATGGTAGCGGACTGGGTCTATCACGACGCACCCGGCAATCCCCACGTTCATCTGATGACGACCTTGCGCCCGCTGACCGAGGACGGCTTCGGCGCCAAGAAGGTCGCGGTGCTTGGACCGGACGGCAACCCGATCCGCAACGACGCCGGCAGAAAAGTGTATGAGCTCTGGGCCGGAAGCATCGACGATTTCAACGCGTTTCGTGACGGATGGTTTGCGTGCCAGAACGGGCATCTGGCGCTGGCCGGTCTCGACATTCGCGTCGATGGTCGCTCCTTCGAGAGGCAAGGGATCGATCTTGAGCCGACCATCCATCTCGGCGTTGGCACGAGGGCAATCGAGCGCAAAGCCGATCGCGCCTCCAAGCCGTTGGAGCTCGAGCGCCTCGAACTTCAGGACGCTCGCAGGGCCGAGAACGCGAGACGAATCGACCGTAATCCGAAGCTGGTGCTCGACCTGATCACGCGTGAGAAGAGCGTCTTCGACGAACGTGATGTCGCCGAGATCCTGTACCGCTACATCGATGACGCGGATCTGTTCCAAAGACTCATGGTCCGGATCATTCTGCACCCCGACACGTTCCGCCTCGAGCGCGAGCGGATCGAATTTGCCACCGCGGTTAGGTTACCCGCCAAATACACGACCCGCGACATGATCCGCCTCGAAGCCGAGATGGCCAATCGCGCCATCTGGCTGTCTCAGCGTTCGTCGCACGGCGTGCGGGACGCGGCACTCGCCGCAACGTTCAAGCGCCACGACCGGCTTTCTGAGGAGCAGAGAACCGCGATCGAGCATGTAGTGGGAGCCGAGCGGATCGCTGCCGTTGTCGGCCGCGCCGGTGCCGGTAAGACGACGATGATGAAGGCCGCGCGCGAAGCCTGGGAAGCGGCTGGCTATCGTGTTGTCGGTGGCGCACTTGCCGGCAAGGCGGCTGAGGGCCTGGAGAAGGAAGCCGGGATCGTCTCTCGGACGCTCTCGTCCTGGGAACTCCGTTGGAACCAAGGCCGCGATCAGCTCGATAGCAAGACGGTGTTTGTCCTGGACGAAGCCGGCATGGTGTCGTCGCGGCAGATGGCACTGTTCGTCGAAGCGGTGACGAAGGCCGGCGCCAAGCTCGTTATCATCGGCGATCCCGAACAGCTTCAACCGATCGAAGCCGGCGCCGCCTTCCGCGCGATTGCAGACCGCATCGGCTATGCGGAACTCGAAACCATCTATCGCCAGCGCGAGCAATGGATGCGCGATGCCTCGCTTGATCTGGCGCGCGGCAAGGTCGGCAAGGCGGTCGACGCCTACCGTGCCAATGGCAAGGTGATCGGCTGGGATTTGAAGGCCGACGCCGTCGACAATCTCATCGCCGCTTGGGACCGCGATTACGATCCGACGAAGACGTCGCTGATCCTTGCCCATTTGCGTCGTGACGTTCACATGCTGAACCAGATGGCGCGCATCAAGCTGATCGAACGCGGGGTTCTCGACAAAGGAACCATGTTCATGACGGCGGATGGCGATCGCAACTTCGCTGTTGGCGACCAGATCGTATTCCTCAAGAACGAAGGGTCGCTCGGCGTCAAGAACGGCATGCTGGCCAAGGTCGTCGAGACGGGAGCGGGACGCATCACCGCGCAGGTCGGCGATGGCGAGCATGCCCGCCAGGTGCTGGTCGAGCAACGCTTTTACAACACCCTCGACTACGGCTATGCGACCACGATTCACAAAGCCCAAGGCGCGACCGTCGATCGGGTGAAGGTCCTCGCATCACTGTCCCTGGATCGACATCTGACCTACGTCGCCATGACGCGTCATCGCGAGGAGCTGGCCGTTTACTATGGCCGCGGATCCTTCGCCAAGAACGGTGGGCTGATCCAGATCCTGTCGCGACGCAATGCGAAGGAATCGACGCTCGATTATGAGAAGGGCGTCTTCTACCGCCAGGCACTTCGTTTTGCCGAAGCGCGCGGTCTCAACATCGTCAGCGTCACCCGCACGCTGCTTGGTGACCGGCTGGAATGGACCGTCAGACAGAAGGCCAAGCTTGCCAATCTTGGTGCGCGCCTTGCCGCCATTGCCGGCAAGCTCGGTCTCGTCCGTGGCGCCAGCCATTCTCCAACCCAAAACACCACCAAGGAGGCAAAGTCCATGGTCTCGGGCGTCACGACTTTCACCAAATCGTTCGAGCAAGCGGTCGAGGACAAACTCGCCGCCGATCCAGGATTGAAGAAGCAGTGGGAGGAGGTCTCGACACGTTTCTACTTCGTCTACGCTCAGCCGGAAAGCGCCTTCAAGGCAATCAACGTCGAAGCAATGCTGAAGGACGAGACTGTCGCGACATCCACGCTGGCAACGATCGGATCGAACCCTGAACACTTCGGTGGGCTGAAGGGCAAGACTGGGATGTTCGCGAGCCGCGCCGACAAGCAGGAGCGCGAGAAGGCTGAGATCAATGCGCTGGCACTCGCGCGCAATCTCGAGCGCTATTTGCGCCAGCGGGCAGAAGCGGAACGCAAATGTGAGGTCGAGGAACGTGCCGTCCGTCTGAAGGTGTCGATCGATATTCCGGCGCTCTCGGTCAACGCAAAACAGGTTTTCGAACGAGTGCGTGATGCGATCGACCGCCACGACCTGCCAGCCGGTCTCGAATATGCGCTTGCCGACAAGATGGTGAAGGTGGAACTGGAGGGATTTGCGCGAGCCGTAGCGCAGCGTTTCGGCGAGCGCACCTTCCTGCCTTTGGCCGCCAAGGACGCCAATGGACAGACGTTCAGCACTGTCACCGCAGGGATGACGGCCGCACAGAAGGCCGAGGTGCAATCGGCGTGGAATGCGATGCGGACGGTGCAGCAGCTGGCTGCGCATGAGCGGACGACCGAGGCGTTGAAACAGGCGCAAACTCTGCGTCAGACGAAGAGCCAGGGGCTCTCTCTCAAATGA
- the traF gene encoding conjugative transfer signal peptidase TraF, translated as MTGQVSVRWLKGAQRSNAVALLLVAASVFGGGVAAAIIGGSRINLTPSEPLGLWRIFALDRPVSVGDLVFICPPLTPVMREARERGYLRAGICPSGVAPLIKTVVAVAGQHVEVGAGVTIDGRPLPFSDLVERDGRGRPMAPYSGGVVPADSVFLHSSFRGSYDSRYFGPLPVSGILGLAQPVLTYAP; from the coding sequence ATGACGGGGCAAGTCTCTGTACGTTGGTTGAAGGGTGCGCAACGATCGAATGCCGTCGCGCTCTTGCTGGTGGCGGCATCCGTCTTTGGGGGCGGCGTTGCTGCGGCCATTATCGGCGGCTCTCGTATCAACCTGACGCCAAGCGAACCCCTCGGCCTCTGGCGCATCTTTGCGCTCGATCGGCCGGTATCGGTCGGCGATCTCGTCTTCATTTGTCCGCCGCTCACACCTGTCATGCGAGAGGCGCGAGAGCGTGGCTATCTCCGGGCCGGCATCTGTCCGAGTGGGGTCGCGCCGCTCATCAAGACGGTTGTCGCCGTTGCCGGGCAGCATGTCGAAGTCGGCGCCGGCGTGACGATCGATGGGCGCCCGCTCCCGTTTTCCGATTTGGTCGAGCGGGACGGCAGGGGGCGGCCGATGGCGCCCTATTCAGGCGGTGTCGTGCCGGCAGACAGCGTCTTCCTCCATTCATCATTCAGGGGCTCCTATGACTCCCGCTATTTCGGTCCCCTCCCCGTATCCGGCATTCTCGGCCTGGCGCAACCGGTGCTAACCTATGCGCCGTGA
- a CDS encoding conjugal transfer protein TraB yields the protein MRREYLRPALLIAASIIAGTVAWSGHVLLLPTAFSFPILWALARSRLTAVFVSAGYFLAASRGLPQGVATFYSSDLWPGLLLWLSASFGFVGVHAMLWTRCEPTRPFRYFAVVLLMAIPPFGITGWAHPITAAGVLFPGWGWWGLLATTAGLVGLVTLMRPAVAIVLAGFWIWSAATWDEPKRPDSWQGIDLEMGASLGRDPSIERHRDLIATVKDRASGGALTIVLPESALGFWTPTVERLWIRSLQGTKTTVIAGAAVVDAGGYDNVLVAISAAAAQILYRERMPVPGSMWQPWRSLLGASGGARAHFFENPVATVADGRIAPLICYEQLIVWPVLQSMLRRPDVIVAVGNGWWTKGTSIVAIQRASAEAWARLFAKPLLISFNT from the coding sequence ATGCGCCGTGAATACCTTCGACCGGCATTGTTGATTGCAGCTTCCATCATCGCCGGAACGGTCGCGTGGAGTGGCCACGTCCTTCTTCTTCCGACCGCCTTCTCGTTTCCGATCCTCTGGGCGCTTGCGCGATCGAGACTGACGGCGGTGTTTGTTTCGGCCGGTTACTTCCTCGCTGCGTCACGCGGTCTGCCGCAGGGCGTTGCAACTTTCTATTCGTCGGATCTGTGGCCGGGGTTGCTGCTCTGGCTCAGCGCATCCTTCGGGTTTGTCGGCGTTCACGCGATGCTCTGGACACGATGCGAACCGACGCGGCCGTTTCGCTATTTCGCGGTGGTCCTGCTCATGGCCATTCCGCCATTCGGTATCACCGGTTGGGCACATCCGATCACGGCCGCGGGCGTGCTGTTTCCGGGATGGGGATGGTGGGGATTGCTTGCCACGACAGCCGGCCTCGTGGGCCTCGTAACCCTCATGCGGCCGGCTGTCGCGATTGTCCTGGCAGGCTTTTGGATCTGGTCCGCCGCAACCTGGGACGAACCGAAACGACCGGATTCCTGGCAGGGGATCGACCTCGAAATGGGCGCTTCGCTGGGGCGCGACCCCAGCATTGAGCGCCACCGTGATCTGATTGCCACGGTGAAGGATCGAGCATCCGGCGGCGCCCTGACCATTGTTCTCCCCGAGAGCGCGCTAGGCTTCTGGACGCCGACGGTCGAACGGCTCTGGATACGATCCCTGCAGGGAACCAAAACCACCGTCATCGCCGGCGCTGCGGTCGTCGATGCAGGCGGATACGACAATGTGCTGGTCGCCATCTCGGCCGCCGCCGCCCAAATCCTCTATCGCGAGCGGATGCCGGTCCCAGGTTCCATGTGGCAGCCGTGGCGCTCCTTACTTGGGGCAAGCGGCGGCGCAAGGGCGCACTTCTTCGAAAACCCGGTCGCGACCGTCGCCGACGGTCGGATCGCACCGCTGATCTGCTACGAGCAGCTGATCGTCTGGCCCGTTCTCCAATCCATGCTGCGGAGGCCGGACGTCATTGTCGCCGTCGGTAACGGCTGGTGGACCAAGGGTACATCCATCGTCGCCATCCAACGCGCCAGTGCGGAAGCCTGGGCGCGTTTGTTCGCCAAACCCCTCCTGATTTCCTTCAACACCTGA
- a CDS encoding TraH family protein — translation MLDAALIQQCADPSLKPAIVEQFVTAAGANDRLAVTVKSGGRLILVPKAMTPDEAMAIVRQHVGEAVVRVGLTQFPAGVGVKDASELKPDLVDPCENLRKGTTMFAKVLRIVAKWYGNPKSDDVFPQMFEDAVYAWKTGEFEGVNVFQADDPGKSVMIDKVLPADQDKAGVDILPADTDAESVEKSESVGSAEMRIDLSRIGGN, via the coding sequence ATGCTCGACGCTGCCCTAATCCAACAATGCGCCGACCCCTCATTGAAGCCGGCGATCGTGGAGCAGTTCGTCACCGCCGCGGGCGCGAATGATCGACTGGCCGTCACCGTCAAATCAGGTGGCCGGTTGATCCTCGTCCCGAAAGCGATGACGCCGGACGAGGCGATGGCGATCGTCCGGCAGCATGTCGGCGAGGCAGTGGTCCGCGTCGGCCTGACGCAGTTCCCGGCGGGTGTCGGCGTCAAGGACGCGTCCGAACTGAAACCTGACCTCGTCGATCCTTGCGAAAACCTCCGCAAGGGGACGACCATGTTTGCCAAGGTCCTTCGAATTGTCGCCAAGTGGTACGGCAATCCGAAGAGCGACGATGTCTTCCCGCAGATGTTCGAGGATGCGGTCTATGCCTGGAAGACCGGTGAGTTCGAGGGCGTGAATGTTTTCCAGGCGGACGATCCCGGAAAAAGCGTCATGATCGACAAGGTGTTGCCGGCAGACCAGGACAAGGCCGGCGTGGACATACTGCCTGCGGATACAGACGCTGAAAGCGTCGAGAAAAGCGAAAGCGTTGGATCGGCCGAGATGCGGATCGATCTGTCGAGGATTGGCGGAAATTGA
- a CDS encoding DUF5615 family PIN-like protein, giving the protein MRFLIDECLHTSLVAVAQEHGHDCFHVNWLGLSGETDWDLMPRIIEEDFTFVTNNARDFRKLYAKEELHADLVIIVPQVLPVLQRDLFALILQDLADTQDMVNDVIEVTLDGEDAVLTRYSLPEA; this is encoded by the coding sequence GTGAGGTTTCTTATCGATGAATGCCTTCACACGTCTCTCGTGGCCGTGGCTCAAGAGCACGGCCACGATTGTTTCCATGTGAACTGGCTGGGACTGAGCGGCGAAACCGACTGGGATCTGATGCCTCGGATCATCGAGGAGGATTTCACCTTCGTGACGAACAATGCCCGCGACTTCCGGAAGCTCTACGCCAAGGAAGAGCTGCATGCGGATCTGGTGATTATCGTCCCGCAGGTGCTGCCTGTGCTGCAACGAGACTTGTTTGCCCTCATACTGCAGGATTTGGCGGACACGCAAGATATGGTCAACGACGTCATCGAAGTGACCCTCGATGGCGAAGACGCTGTTCTCACGCGCTATTCGCTTCCGGAGGCATAG
- a CDS encoding DUF433 domain-containing protein, which produces MASTSHAYTPTEAAAVSEITVESVHSATDKRIIETHLVGSRGRSLTDEDLLRLKLWYGVGSILSAERRKRLFDTIEQNPDAETVRADDYLIIDVAWAREQLAARAEALREAERMIENVKGVVGGEPVFKRTRVPVRTIAAMKTQGASTAEIVKGYPSLTERMVDLAEIWVAAHPARGRPKKLSEQGLKVKSVKHLSLRNENASKPSGSTS; this is translated from the coding sequence ATGGCCAGCACATCACACGCCTACACACCCACCGAGGCGGCGGCTGTCAGCGAGATCACTGTGGAGTCGGTGCACAGTGCGACCGACAAGCGCATCATCGAGACTCATCTCGTTGGCAGCAGGGGTCGTTCACTCACCGATGAGGATCTGCTTCGGTTGAAGCTCTGGTACGGCGTCGGATCGATCTTGTCTGCCGAGCGGCGCAAACGCCTATTCGATACGATCGAACAGAACCCCGATGCCGAAACCGTGAGGGCAGACGACTATCTCATTATCGACGTTGCGTGGGCACGAGAACAACTGGCCGCACGGGCCGAGGCTCTTCGAGAAGCCGAACGTATGATTGAAAACGTGAAAGGCGTCGTGGGCGGCGAGCCGGTTTTCAAGCGAACCCGTGTTCCCGTGCGAACGATTGCCGCGATGAAGACTCAAGGCGCAAGTACAGCGGAAATCGTCAAGGGCTATCCTTCGCTCACCGAGCGCATGGTGGACCTTGCCGAGATCTGGGTTGCCGCCCATCCCGCCAGAGGACGTCCGAAGAAGCTGTCGGAGCAGGGCCTGAAGGTGAAATCCGTGAAACACCTAAGCCTTCGCAACGAGAACGCCTCCAAACCGTCTGGCTCGACCTCGTGA
- a CDS encoding IclR family transcriptional regulator, producing MDKDAEKIASGGTAVPALRRAVEILNLLATSDERFSSAEISRRLSLPKSTAHGLLSAMIELNLIRRSADGTMRIGPQSVRWAGRFLSQMDVRTAFNDYLDTNRQWSAYTVTLTLREGPDVIYIACRNSERPLGHTFSIGTRLPAAFTATGKVLLSELPEDDLDNLFSAGLPTRLTSNSVQTLEQLKGELALVRSRGFSVDDGQIRAGMVCVGAPVRDHDGDITAGIAVSFLRSDLKSQGIAAIGEQLTTAGHAISRRLGAT from the coding sequence ATGGATAAGGATGCTGAGAAGATTGCGAGCGGCGGCACCGCCGTGCCTGCCTTGCGTCGCGCCGTCGAGATTCTCAATCTCCTGGCGACGAGTGACGAACGCTTCTCGTCCGCGGAGATTTCCCGGCGTCTGTCGCTTCCAAAGAGTACTGCTCATGGACTGCTGTCGGCCATGATTGAGCTGAACCTTATCCGCCGCAGCGCAGATGGAACGATGCGCATCGGACCACAGTCTGTGCGCTGGGCTGGACGCTTCCTCTCGCAGATGGACGTCAGGACGGCTTTCAACGACTATCTTGACACCAATCGGCAATGGTCGGCCTACACGGTAACGCTGACGCTGCGCGAAGGGCCCGATGTCATCTACATTGCGTGTCGCAACTCAGAACGACCTCTGGGTCATACCTTTTCGATTGGGACACGCCTTCCAGCGGCGTTTACGGCGACGGGAAAGGTGCTGCTCTCGGAGTTACCTGAAGACGACCTCGATAACCTGTTTTCCGCCGGCCTGCCGACCCGCCTGACGTCGAACAGCGTGCAGACGCTCGAGCAGCTGAAGGGCGAACTTGCGCTTGTGCGCAGCCGCGGCTTTTCCGTCGATGACGGCCAGATACGCGCCGGCATGGTATGTGTAGGGGCGCCTGTTCGCGATCATGATGGAGACATTACCGCAGGTATCGCCGTCAGCTTCCTGCGCAGTGACTTGAAATCACAAGGTATTGCCGCAATTGGGGAACAGTTGACAACTGCAGGTCACGCGATATCGCGCCGTCTCGGCGCCACCTGA
- a CDS encoding NAD-dependent succinate-semialdehyde dehydrogenase yields the protein MLRLKNRNLLRNLCLIDGEWVGASSGRTMMVTDPADATGLTSVSCLDPQEIEVAVAAARRAFEAWSRLAAKERSQILRRWFDLVLVNADDLAAIITAEQGKPLAEARAEVVYAASFLEWFAEEGKRIYGDTIPAPTADKRLIVLKQPIGVCAAITPWNFPAAMITRKVAPALAAGCPMIVKPAEQTPLTALALGYLADQAGVPAGVLQIVTGDARQIGGILTSSEVIRKLSFTGSTQVGRILMSQSAPTIKKLSLELGGNAPFIVFDDADLDAAVEGAIASKYRNAGQTCVCSNRLYVQSGVYMTFARKLADRVRQLHVGRGYDEGILIGPLIDMDAVAKVEAHLADAVSKGGKVIVGGQRHALGGAFFEPTVLINANRDMLLAREETFGPVAPLFRFETEQEAITMANDTEFGLAAYFYTENARRTWRVAEALEYGMVGHNTGLISNEVAPFGGVKQSGLGREGSRYGIEEYLELKYICSTVS from the coding sequence ATGCTACGGCTCAAAAACAGGAATTTATTACGCAACCTATGTCTCATCGACGGTGAATGGGTGGGCGCATCAAGCGGTCGCACGATGATGGTCACGGATCCGGCTGACGCGACGGGTTTGACATCCGTCTCCTGCCTCGACCCTCAAGAGATCGAAGTTGCCGTTGCCGCCGCGAGGCGGGCGTTTGAAGCGTGGAGCAGATTGGCGGCGAAGGAGCGCTCTCAGATCTTGCGTCGTTGGTTTGATCTTGTGCTCGTCAATGCTGACGATCTCGCTGCAATCATCACGGCCGAACAGGGAAAACCCTTGGCGGAAGCCCGCGCTGAAGTCGTGTATGCAGCGTCATTTCTGGAATGGTTCGCAGAAGAGGGAAAACGGATTTACGGAGATACCATCCCTGCTCCAACCGCTGACAAACGTCTGATCGTTCTCAAGCAGCCGATTGGAGTGTGCGCAGCGATCACCCCATGGAATTTCCCAGCCGCGATGATCACGCGAAAGGTGGCCCCAGCGCTTGCTGCCGGTTGCCCGATGATTGTCAAGCCCGCTGAGCAAACGCCACTTACAGCCCTGGCGCTTGGATATCTGGCAGATCAGGCGGGTGTTCCCGCTGGCGTTCTCCAGATTGTAACCGGCGATGCAAGGCAGATCGGTGGGATCCTCACCTCAAGCGAGGTCATTCGCAAACTATCTTTCACCGGGTCCACGCAGGTCGGTCGCATTTTGATGTCTCAGTCGGCACCAACCATCAAGAAGCTCTCGCTGGAGCTGGGCGGAAACGCCCCTTTCATCGTATTTGATGACGCGGATCTGGACGCCGCAGTCGAGGGTGCAATTGCCTCAAAGTACCGCAACGCCGGTCAAACATGCGTCTGCTCCAACCGTCTTTATGTCCAGTCGGGCGTCTACATGACCTTCGCCCGAAAACTCGCCGACCGCGTGCGCCAGCTCCACGTTGGGCGTGGGTATGATGAAGGGATCTTGATCGGACCGTTGATCGATATGGATGCGGTCGCCAAGGTCGAGGCCCATTTGGCTGACGCTGTATCCAAAGGTGGCAAAGTCATCGTTGGCGGACAACGCCACGCTCTCGGTGGTGCGTTTTTCGAGCCGACAGTTCTCATCAATGCAAATCGGGACATGTTGCTGGCTCGCGAGGAAACCTTTGGCCCTGTCGCGCCTCTTTTTCGTTTCGAAACCGAGCAAGAGGCCATCACAATGGCAAACGACACCGAATTCGGATTGGCCGCCTATTTTTACACGGAAAACGCTCGCCGCACCTGGCGGGTCGCCGAAGCATTGGAGTACGGTATGGTGGGCCATAACACCGGACTTATTTCGAACGAGGTTGCTCCTTTCGGAGGGGTGAAGCAGTCCGGTCTTGGACGAGAGGGCTCGCGTTATGGCATCGAAGAATATCTTGAACTGAAGTACATCTGCTCGACCGTGTCGTGA
- a CDS encoding DUF6030 family protein encodes MRVALPRSSLTIPLSIRRACPYRLGSAFSVTLVINQSSFEQCRFSIVLVASSANPIKQTILCTAMVATGKTIEKMPQAPHGARRALYVSLWLVVAISLIMVPVLVAKNAEVVRRLLGKPQASSTTAARDPHAPDHTANVGGNPLARIILQRPIPRSVMVSGADTATRCNRLAYPGQEQPELRKTEQGGQCSVLLFDEKDPGTTIFLQIRTDKSGYVRFFRIKFSGEAEPNGSSYRKGIEYLRVFGGLGEDVLSHLDEMVAQSQWGARHQETFGLFNLSVSPEISDKRRINLIGMATDKPPHDPAAFKTVARTNGKYRLQIDLPQLKKQARHINNTFDDG; translated from the coding sequence ATGCGCGTTGCCCTCCCGCGGTCGAGCCTCACCATCCCTCTTTCAATACGGCGTGCATGTCCCTATCGCCTCGGCTCGGCTTTTTCTGTTACCCTCGTCATCAACCAATCAAGTTTCGAACAATGCCGCTTCAGCATTGTGCTGGTCGCTTCTTCCGCCAATCCAATAAAGCAAACGATTTTATGTACCGCGATGGTGGCTACGGGTAAAACAATCGAAAAGATGCCTCAGGCGCCGCACGGCGCGAGACGAGCATTGTATGTGTCTCTTTGGTTGGTGGTCGCGATAAGCCTGATCATGGTCCCGGTTTTGGTTGCAAAAAATGCCGAAGTCGTGCGACGACTCTTGGGGAAACCGCAGGCAAGCAGCACGACAGCTGCCAGAGACCCGCATGCTCCGGATCACACCGCGAATGTTGGAGGTAACCCACTTGCAAGGATTATCCTCCAGCGTCCCATCCCTAGATCTGTTATGGTGTCAGGTGCCGATACTGCCACACGCTGCAATCGTTTGGCCTATCCCGGACAAGAGCAACCTGAGCTTCGAAAGACTGAGCAAGGCGGTCAATGCAGCGTACTGCTGTTTGACGAGAAAGATCCCGGCACAACGATCTTCCTGCAGATCCGGACTGACAAAAGCGGGTACGTCCGATTTTTCAGGATCAAGTTTAGCGGCGAAGCTGAACCCAACGGATCATCCTACCGTAAAGGCATCGAATATCTCAGGGTTTTCGGGGGGCTTGGTGAGGATGTGCTTTCCCACCTCGATGAGATGGTGGCCCAATCTCAATGGGGTGCTCGACATCAGGAAACATTTGGCCTGTTCAATCTGTCGGTTTCTCCTGAGATATCAGACAAGCGCCGGATCAACTTGATCGGTATGGCGACCGACAAACCACCCCACGACCCAGCCGCCTTCAAGACGGTGGCGCGCACCAACGGCAAATATCGGTTGCAGATCGACCTGCCCCAGTTGAAAAAACAAGCCCGGCATATCAACAACACCTTCGACGATGGTTGA